The following proteins come from a genomic window of Thermocrinis jamiesonii:
- the tpx gene encoding thiol peroxidase, producing MAQTVNLKGNPVALSGPTLEIGQKAPEAIVVTKDLQEKTVGGAKGVVQVIVTVPSLDTPVCETETKKFNELMAGMSGVDVTVISMDLPFAQKRFCESFNIGNITVASDFRYRDMEKYGVLISEGVLKGILARAVFVVDKEGYIRYIQLVPEITQEPNYEEVVQKVKELL from the coding sequence ATGGCTCAGACTGTTAATTTAAAAGGTAATCCTGTTGCTTTGTCTGGTCCAACTTTGGAAATTGGACAGAAGGCGCCAGAGGCAATTGTGGTAACCAAGGACCTTCAGGAAAAGACTGTGGGTGGTGCAAAGGGGGTAGTTCAGGTTATAGTTACAGTACCCTCCTTGGATACACCTGTATGTGAAACTGAAACTAAAAAGTTTAACGAGCTAATGGCTGGTATGTCTGGTGTTGATGTAACAGTAATTTCTATGGATTTACCCTTTGCTCAGAAGAGGTTCTGCGAAAGCTTTAACATAGGCAACATTACAGTAGCCTCTGACTTTCGCTACAGAGACATGGAAAAGTATGGAGTTTTGATATCCGAAGGGGTGCTAAAGGGTATTCTGGCAAGGGCAGTTTTTGTTGTGGACAAAGAAGGATACATAAGATACATCCAACTTGTTCCAGAAATAACTCAGGAACCTAACTACGAAGAGGTAGTACAAAAGGTTAAGGAGCTTCTATAA